Proteins from a genomic interval of Cucumis melo cultivar AY chromosome 7, USDA_Cmelo_AY_1.0, whole genome shotgun sequence:
- the LOC103493126 gene encoding cation/H(+) antiporter 18-like produces MASNSTAVTSCPTPMKATSNGIFQGDNPLDFALPLIILQICLVVALTRGLAFLLRPLKQPRVIGEIIGGILLGPSALGRNKNFLHTIFPSNSITLLDTVANIGLLFFLFLVGLELDLKSIRRTGKKALGIAITGICVPFALGIGSSFVLRETISKGVNASAFLIFMGVALSITAFPVLARILAELKLLTTDVGRMAMSAAAVNDVAAWILLALAIALSGSDKSPLTAVWVLLSGCGFVVAAIVILSPVFKWMTKQCFQGEPVREIYICATLAIVLAAGFATDFIGIHAMFGAFVVGVLVPKDGPLIGALVEKIEDLVSGLFLPLYFVSSGLKTNVATIQGAQSWGLLVLVIVTACSGKILGTFLVSLLCKVPVREALALGFLMNTKGLVELIVLNIGKDRKVLNDQTFAIMILMALFTTFITTPLVIAVYKPARSAKIADYKHRKIERKNKNTQLRMLTCFHSAGNVPSIINLLEASRGTGKGEELCVYAMHLMELSERSSAILMVHKARKNGLPFWNKGQRSDSNHVIVAFEAYQQLSRVFIRPMTAISSMSDIHEDICATAERKRTAIIILPFHKHQRVDGSLETTRSSIRVVNQNVLEHAQCSVGIFVDRGLGGTAHVSSSNVSLFITVLFFGGGDDREALSFGVRMAEHPGIRLMVIHFFVEPEPVGEIISADTVGISLAKPVSQDDEFLSEFRYNASKNDSITYVEKTIKTAAEVMGIVQELKHCNLYLVGRSPGLNSSFALNRNDCPELGPIGNLLTSPNFPITASVLVVQQYRSQLPVNSASDSVDGESESA; encoded by the exons ATGGCTTCAAACTCCACGGCAGTGACCTCATGTCCGACTCCTATGAAAGCAACGTCAAATGGCATTTTCCAAGGCGATAATCCTCTTGATTTCGCTCTCCCTCTTATCATTCTGCAGATTTGTTTGGTAGTTGCACTTACTCGTGGGCTTGCTTTTCTTCTGAGGCCGTTAAAACAGCCGCGAGTGATTGGAGAAATTATT GGAGGAATACTTCTAGGTCCATCAGCTCTTGGACGTAACAAGAACTTTCTTCATACGATATTTCCATCCAATAGTATCACATTGTTAGATACCGTAGCAAACATTGGATTGttattctttctctttcttgtGGGTCTTGAGTTAGATCTAAAGTCAATACGTCGTACGGGAAAGAAGGCCCTTGGCATCGCTATAACTGGAATTTGTGTTCCCTTTGCATTAGGAATTGGATCGTCATTTGTCCTCCGAGAAACCATATCCAAAGGTGTAAATGCTTCTGCGTTTCTCATATTCATGGGTGTTGCACTTTCAATAACAGCCTTTCCTGTCTTGGCTCGTATTCTTGCTGAGCTTAAACTACTGACGACTGATGTTGGCAGGATGGCTATGTCTGCTGCAGCAGTAAATGACGTAGCTGCCTGGATCCTCCTTGCTCTTGCAATTGCGTTATCGGGTTCTGATAAATCTCCCCTAACTGCAGTTTGGGTCCTTTTATCTGGCTGTGGCTTTGTTGTGGCTGCTATTGTCATTTTATCCCCTGTTTTCAAATGGATGACCAAACAATGTTTTCAAGGGGAGCCTGTACGGGAAATCTACATATGTGCCACATTAGCTATCGTCCTAGCTGCTGGATTTGCCACGGATTTTATTGGGATACATGCTATGTTTGGAGCTTTTGTTGTTGGAGTATTAGTTCCAAAGGATGGACCATTAATAGGTGCTTTGGTAGAAAAAATAGAGGATCTTGTTTCTGGTCTATTTCTGCCTCTTTACTTCGTCTCAAGTGGATTGAAGACTAATGTAGCCACAATTCAAGGAGCACAATCATGGGGTCTTCTAGTTTTAGTTATAGTTACCGCCTGTTCTGGAAAAATCCTTGGCACTTTTCTGGTGTCCCTTCTTTGTAAAGTACCTGTACGTGAGGCTCTCGCATTAGGATTTCTAATGAACACCAAAGGTTTGGTGGAGCTTATTGTTCTCAATATTGGTAAAGATAGAAAG GTTTTGAATGATCAGACCTTTGCAATAATGATTCTAATGGCTCTTTTTACTACTTTCATTACCACTCCCCTTGTCATTGCTGTATACAAGCCGGCAAGGAGTGCCAAAATAGCAGACTACAAACATAGGAAAAtcgaaagaaaaaacaaaaatacacAGCTTCGGATGTTGACTTGTTTCCACAGTGCAGGAAATGTTCCGTCGATTATAAATCTGCTTGAGGCCTCGAGAGGAACTGGGAAGGGAGAAGAACTTTGTGTATATGCAATGCATCTCATGGAGCTGTCTGAGAGGTCCTCAGCCATTTTAATGGTACATAAGGCCAGGAAAAATGGTTTGCCTTTCTGGAATAAGGGACAGAGGTCGGATTCCAACCATGTTATTGTCGCGTTTGAAGCTTACCAACAACTGAGCAGAGTATTCATCCGACCAATGACGGCGATTTCTTCCATGTCTGATATACATGAAGACATTTGCGCCACCGCTGAGAGGAAAAGAACTGCAATCATAATTCTTCCATTCCACAAGCACCAGAGGGTGGATGGTTCACTGGAGACTACTCGAAGCAGCATCCGTGTTGTTAATCAGAATGTTCTCGAGCATGCTCAATGTTCGGTTGGAATTTTTGTTGATCGTGGGTTAGGTGGTACAGCCCATGTTTCGTCGAGCAATGTTTCACTTTTCATCACTGTTCTGTTCTTTGGTGGTGGAGATGATCGCGAAGCACTTTCTTTTGGAGTTCGTATGGCCGAGCACCCTGGCATTAGGTTGATGGTTATTCATTTCTTTGTTGAACCCGAGCCTGTTGGGGAGATAATCAGTGCTGATACTGTTGGGATTTCTTTGGCGAAGCCAGTTTCTCAGGATGATGAATTTCTGTCCGAGTTCAGGTACAATGCAAGCAAGAATGATTCCATCACATATGTAGAGAAAACTATCAAAACTGCTGCCGAAGTAATGGGTATAGTACAAGAGCTGAAACACTGCAATCTGTATCTCGTTGGTCGATCACCAGGTCTCAATTCAAGTTTTGCCTTAAACAGAAACGACTGTCCGGAGCTTGGTCCAATTGGGAACCTGCTGACTTCACCAAACTTCCCGATTACAGCGTCGGTTTTGGTGGTACAGCAATATCGTTCCCAGTTACCTGTGAATTCAGCTTCAGATTCTGTTGATGGAGAATCAGAATCAGCATAA
- the LOC103493128 gene encoding disease resistance response protein 206-like, translating to MAFSTKNCIIIIVLALFLLFSSSSSSAFPMGKKQKHKPCKQLVLYFHDIIYNGKNAANATSAIVAAPEGANLTILAPQFHFGNIAVFDDPITLDNNLHSKPVGRAQGMYIYDTKNTFTSWLAFSFSLNYTAYEGTINFIGADPIMVKTRDISVVGGTGDFFMHRGVATIMTDAFEGEVYFRLRVDIKFYECW from the coding sequence ATGGCTTTCTCAACAAAGAAttgcattattattattgttttagctttgttcttattattctcttcttcttcctcatcagCCTTCCCTATggggaaaaaacaaaaacataagcCTTGCAAACAGCTAGTTCTCTACTTTCATGACATTATTTACAACGGAAAGAATGCTGCGAATGCGACTTCCGCCATCGTTGCAGCCCCGGAAGGTGCAAACTTAACCATTTTAGCACCACAATTTCACTTCGGAAACATAGCTGTTTTCGACGATCCCATTACCTTGGACAACAATCTTCACTCGAAACCGGTAGGCCGTGCTCAAGGGATGTACATTTACGACACGAAAAACACTTTCACCTCGTGGCTTGCGTTCTCGTTTTCTCTAAACTACACGGCATACGAAGGTACCATCAACTTCATCGGAGCTGACCCGATCATGGTAAAAACTAGAGATATCTCTGTCGTTGGCGGCACCGGGGACTTTTTCATGCACCGTGGTGTTGCTACCATAATGACTGATGCTTTTGAAGGAGAAGTCTATTTCAGGCTACGAGTTGACATAAAATTCTATGAGTGTTGGTAA
- the LOC103493129 gene encoding protein translocase subunit SECA2, chloroplastic isoform X2, whose product MRHFDVQIIGGAVLHDGSIAEMKTGEGKTLVSTLAAYLNALTGEGVHVVTVNDYLAQRDAEWMGRVHRFLGLSVGLIQRGMTAKERRSNYRCDITYTNNSELGFDYLRDNLAANDGQLVMRWPKPFHFAIVDEVDSVLIDEGRNPLLISGEASKDAGRYPVAAKVAELLVKGVHYNVELKDNSVELTEEGIAMAEIALETNDLWDENDPWARFVMNALKAKEFYRRDVQYIVRNGKALIINELTGRVEEKRRWSEGIHQAVEAKEGLKIQADSVIVAQITYQSLFKLYPKLSGMTGTAKTEEKEFLKMFQTPVIEVPTNLPNIRKDLPIQAFATARGKWKYARQEVEYMFRQGRPVLVGTTSVENSEYLSDLLKERKIPHNVLNARPKYAAREAETVAQAGRKHAITISTNMAGRGTDIILGGNPKMLAKEIIEDSLLSFLTKESPDYEIDGEELSRKVLSKVNVGSSSLALLAKTALMAKYVCKNEGRNWTYKEAKSIILESVEMSQSMSFKELERLADEQIEKYPLGPTVALAYLSVLEDCEVHCFKEGAEVKRLGGLHVIGTSLHESRRIDNQLRGRAGRQGDPGSTRFMVSLQDEMFQKFNFDTEWAVRLISRITNDEDIPIEGDAIVKQLLALQINAEKYFFGIRKSLVEFDEVLEVQRKHVYNLRQSILTGNNESCTQHIFQYMQAVVDEIVFNHVDPKKHPRSWRLGKLVQEFKTIGGKILEDLGAEITEEGLLKAIMKLHQTISTDVCNLNLPEMPKPPNAFRGIRMKNSSLERWLSICSDDLTPNGKYRMIANLLRKYLGDFLIASYLNVIQESGYDDLYVKEIERAVLVKTLDCFWRDHLINMNRLSSAVNVRSFGHRNPLEEYKIDGCRFFISVLSATRRLTVESLLRYWSSPMDTQELIF is encoded by the exons TGGTAACTGTGAATGACTATCTGGCTCAACGTGATGCTGAATGGATGGGTCGCGTTCATCGCTTTTTAGGTTTATCAGTGGGTTTAATACAG AGGGGGATGACGGCCAAAGAGAGGAGATCCAACTACAGATGTGATATCACATACACAAATAACTCA GAACTTGGCTTTGATTATCTTCGAGACAATCTAGCTGCAAATGATGGACAGCTTGTGATGAGATG GCCAAAGCCATTCCATTTTGCTATAGTTGATGAAGTTGACTCAGTTCTAATTGACGAAGGAAGAAATCCTTTATTAATAAGCGGTGAG GCTAGCAAAGATGCTGGTCGATATCCAGTTGCAGCAAAGGTAGCAGAGCTGCTTGTGAAGGGAGTT CACTATAATGTGGAATTGAAAGACAATTCGGTGGAGTTGACCGAAGAAGGAATTGCGATGGCAGAGATTGCTCTTGAAACCAATGATTTATGGGATGAAAACGATCCATGGGCTAG ATTTGTGATGAATGCACTTAAGGCTAAAGAATTTTATCGACGTGATGTCCAGTATATAGTTAGAAATGGAAAAGCTCTGATAATAAATGAG CTGACTGGCAGGgtggaagaaaaaagaagatggTCCGAGGGAATACATCAGGCAGTAGAGGCCAAAGAAGGTCTGAAGATTCAG GCTGATTCAGTTATAGTGGCACAAATCACGTATCAGTCGCTATTCAAGCTCTATCCAAAGTTATCAGGGATGACTGGAACTGCAAAAACTGAG GAGAAGGAGTTCTTGAAAATGTTTCAGACACCTGTAATTGAAGTGCCCACAAATTTGCCAAACATACGTAAAGATTTACCTATTCAAGCTTTTGCT ACTGCCAGAGGAAAATGGAAATATGCTCGCCAAGAAGTTGAATACATGTTCAGACAAGGTCGTCCTGTTTTAGTTGGAACCACCAG CGTTGAGAATTCTGAATACTTATCTGACTTGCTAAAGGAACGAAAAATTCCCCACAATGTCTTGAATGCACGACCCAAG TATGCAGCCAGGGAAGCTGAAACTGTTGCACAAGCTGGAAGGAAACATGCCATCACCATTTCAACAAATATGGCTGGAAGAGGCACTGACATAATTCTAGGAGGAAACCCAAAA ATGCTTgcaaaagaaattatagaagacaGCCTGCTTTCATTTCTGACAAAAGAATCTCCTGATTATGAAATTGATGGTGAAGAACTTTCAAGGAAG GTCTTGTCCAAGGTAAATGTTGGATCTTCGTCGTTAGCTTTGCTAGCCAAGACAGCTTTAATGG CTAAATATGTATGCAAAAATGAAGGTAGAAACTGGACATATAAAGAGGCAAAATCCATAATCTTAGAATCGGTGGAAATGAGCCAGTCTATGAGTTTCAAAGAGTTAGAGAGGCTGGCTGATGAACAGATTGAGAAATACCCTCTTGGCCCCACTGTAGCACTTGCCTATTTGTCAGTTTTAGAGGATTGTGAAGTGCACTGTTTCAAAGAAGGGGCTGAAGTAAAAAGGCTTGGAGGTCTTCACGTTATAGGAACATCTTTACATGAGTCCCGGAGAATTGATAATCAG CTTCGTGGGAGAGCAGGAAGACAAGGAGACCCTGGATCGACCCGGTTTATGGTCAG CTTGCAAGATGAGATGTTTCAAAAGTTCAATTTTGATACAGAATGGGCTGTGAGACTCATTTCTCGAATAACTAATGATGAAGATATTCCAATTGAAGGCGATGCAATTGTGAAACAG CTCTTGGCCCTACAAATTAATGCAGAGAAATACTTCTTTGGTATACGGAAGAGCCTAGTCGAATTTGATGAAGTGTTAGAG GTGCAGCGCAAGCATGTCTATAACCTTCGACAGTCGATTTTGACTGGCAATAATGAAAGTTGTACTCAACACATATTTCA GTATATGCAAGCTGTGGTTGATGAGATTGTCTTTAATCATGTCGATCCTAAGAAG CATCCCAGAAGCTGGAGATTGGGTAAACTTGTGCAAGAGTTTAAAACAATCGGTGGGAAAATATTGGAGG ACTTGGGCGCAGAAATCACTGAGGAAGGATTATTAAAAGCCATTATGAAATTACATCAAACGATCTCTACGGATGTTTGCAACTTGAACCTTCCTGAAATGCCAAAGCCTCCTAATGCCTTCAGAGGGATTCGCATGAAAAATTCTTCACTGGAACGCTGGCTTTCAATCTGCTCTGATGATTTGACACC AAATGGCAAGTACAGGATGATTGCTAACCTACTTCGCAAATACCTTGGGGATTTTCTGATTGCTTCATATTTAAATGTCATTCAAGAATCTGGTTATGATGATTTATATGTGAAGGAAATTGAG AGAGCTGTTCTTGTGAAGACTTTAGATTGTTTCTGGAGGGATCATCTCATAAACATGAACCGACTCAGTTCTGCG GTAAATGTGAGAAGCTTTGGGCACAGGAATCCTTTAGAGGAATACAAGATTGATGGTTGTCGATTTTTCATCTCAGTGCTGAGTGCAACACGAAGGCTCACTGTGGAATCACTCTTGCGTTATTGGTCATCCCCAATGGACACTCAAGAATTAATTTTTTGA
- the LOC103493129 gene encoding protein translocase subunit SECA2, chloroplastic isoform X3 has product MGRVHRFLGLSVGLIQRGMTAKERRSNYRCDITYTNNSELGFDYLRDNLAANDGQLVMRWPKPFHFAIVDEVDSVLIDEGRNPLLISGEASKDAGRYPVAAKVAELLVKGVHYNVELKDNSVELTEEGIAMAEIALETNDLWDENDPWARFVMNALKAKEFYRRDVQYIVRNGKALIINELTGRVEEKRRWSEGIHQAVEAKEGLKIQADSVIVAQITYQSLFKLYPKLSGMTGTAKTEEKEFLKMFQTPVIEVPTNLPNIRKDLPIQAFATARGKWKYARQEVEYMFRQGRPVLVGTTSVENSEYLSDLLKERKIPHNVLNARPKYAAREAETVAQAGRKHAITISTNMAGRGTDIILGGNPKMLAKEIIEDSLLSFLTKESPDYEIDGEELSRKVLSKVNVGSSSLALLAKTALMAKYVCKNEGRNWTYKEAKSIILESVEMSQSMSFKELERLADEQIEKYPLGPTVALAYLSVLEDCEVHCFKEGAEVKRLGGLHVIGTSLHESRRIDNQLRGRAGRQGDPGSTRFMVSLQDEMFQKFNFDTEWAVRLISRITNDEDIPIEGDAIVKQLLALQINAEKYFFGIRKSLVEFDEVLEVQRKHVYNLRQSILTGNNESCTQHIFQYMQAVVDEIVFNHVDPKKHPRSWRLGKLVQEFKTIGGKILEDLGAEITEEGLLKAIMKLHQTISTDVCNLNLPEMPKPPNAFRGIRMKNSSLERWLSICSDDLTPNGKYRMIANLLRKYLGDFLIASYLNVIQESGYDDLYVKEIERAVLVKTLDCFWRDHLINMNRLSSAVNVRSFGHRNPLEEYKIDGCRFFISVLSATRRLTVESLLRYWSSPMDTQELIF; this is encoded by the exons ATGGGTCGCGTTCATCGCTTTTTAGGTTTATCAGTGGGTTTAATACAG AGGGGGATGACGGCCAAAGAGAGGAGATCCAACTACAGATGTGATATCACATACACAAATAACTCA GAACTTGGCTTTGATTATCTTCGAGACAATCTAGCTGCAAATGATGGACAGCTTGTGATGAGATG GCCAAAGCCATTCCATTTTGCTATAGTTGATGAAGTTGACTCAGTTCTAATTGACGAAGGAAGAAATCCTTTATTAATAAGCGGTGAG GCTAGCAAAGATGCTGGTCGATATCCAGTTGCAGCAAAGGTAGCAGAGCTGCTTGTGAAGGGAGTT CACTATAATGTGGAATTGAAAGACAATTCGGTGGAGTTGACCGAAGAAGGAATTGCGATGGCAGAGATTGCTCTTGAAACCAATGATTTATGGGATGAAAACGATCCATGGGCTAG ATTTGTGATGAATGCACTTAAGGCTAAAGAATTTTATCGACGTGATGTCCAGTATATAGTTAGAAATGGAAAAGCTCTGATAATAAATGAG CTGACTGGCAGGgtggaagaaaaaagaagatggTCCGAGGGAATACATCAGGCAGTAGAGGCCAAAGAAGGTCTGAAGATTCAG GCTGATTCAGTTATAGTGGCACAAATCACGTATCAGTCGCTATTCAAGCTCTATCCAAAGTTATCAGGGATGACTGGAACTGCAAAAACTGAG GAGAAGGAGTTCTTGAAAATGTTTCAGACACCTGTAATTGAAGTGCCCACAAATTTGCCAAACATACGTAAAGATTTACCTATTCAAGCTTTTGCT ACTGCCAGAGGAAAATGGAAATATGCTCGCCAAGAAGTTGAATACATGTTCAGACAAGGTCGTCCTGTTTTAGTTGGAACCACCAG CGTTGAGAATTCTGAATACTTATCTGACTTGCTAAAGGAACGAAAAATTCCCCACAATGTCTTGAATGCACGACCCAAG TATGCAGCCAGGGAAGCTGAAACTGTTGCACAAGCTGGAAGGAAACATGCCATCACCATTTCAACAAATATGGCTGGAAGAGGCACTGACATAATTCTAGGAGGAAACCCAAAA ATGCTTgcaaaagaaattatagaagacaGCCTGCTTTCATTTCTGACAAAAGAATCTCCTGATTATGAAATTGATGGTGAAGAACTTTCAAGGAAG GTCTTGTCCAAGGTAAATGTTGGATCTTCGTCGTTAGCTTTGCTAGCCAAGACAGCTTTAATGG CTAAATATGTATGCAAAAATGAAGGTAGAAACTGGACATATAAAGAGGCAAAATCCATAATCTTAGAATCGGTGGAAATGAGCCAGTCTATGAGTTTCAAAGAGTTAGAGAGGCTGGCTGATGAACAGATTGAGAAATACCCTCTTGGCCCCACTGTAGCACTTGCCTATTTGTCAGTTTTAGAGGATTGTGAAGTGCACTGTTTCAAAGAAGGGGCTGAAGTAAAAAGGCTTGGAGGTCTTCACGTTATAGGAACATCTTTACATGAGTCCCGGAGAATTGATAATCAG CTTCGTGGGAGAGCAGGAAGACAAGGAGACCCTGGATCGACCCGGTTTATGGTCAG CTTGCAAGATGAGATGTTTCAAAAGTTCAATTTTGATACAGAATGGGCTGTGAGACTCATTTCTCGAATAACTAATGATGAAGATATTCCAATTGAAGGCGATGCAATTGTGAAACAG CTCTTGGCCCTACAAATTAATGCAGAGAAATACTTCTTTGGTATACGGAAGAGCCTAGTCGAATTTGATGAAGTGTTAGAG GTGCAGCGCAAGCATGTCTATAACCTTCGACAGTCGATTTTGACTGGCAATAATGAAAGTTGTACTCAACACATATTTCA GTATATGCAAGCTGTGGTTGATGAGATTGTCTTTAATCATGTCGATCCTAAGAAG CATCCCAGAAGCTGGAGATTGGGTAAACTTGTGCAAGAGTTTAAAACAATCGGTGGGAAAATATTGGAGG ACTTGGGCGCAGAAATCACTGAGGAAGGATTATTAAAAGCCATTATGAAATTACATCAAACGATCTCTACGGATGTTTGCAACTTGAACCTTCCTGAAATGCCAAAGCCTCCTAATGCCTTCAGAGGGATTCGCATGAAAAATTCTTCACTGGAACGCTGGCTTTCAATCTGCTCTGATGATTTGACACC AAATGGCAAGTACAGGATGATTGCTAACCTACTTCGCAAATACCTTGGGGATTTTCTGATTGCTTCATATTTAAATGTCATTCAAGAATCTGGTTATGATGATTTATATGTGAAGGAAATTGAG AGAGCTGTTCTTGTGAAGACTTTAGATTGTTTCTGGAGGGATCATCTCATAAACATGAACCGACTCAGTTCTGCG GTAAATGTGAGAAGCTTTGGGCACAGGAATCCTTTAGAGGAATACAAGATTGATGGTTGTCGATTTTTCATCTCAGTGCTGAGTGCAACACGAAGGCTCACTGTGGAATCACTCTTGCGTTATTGGTCATCCCCAATGGACACTCAAGAATTAATTTTTTGA